The window AGCAGGATCGACCGGTAGGCGGAGCGGGTGACGACGAAGCTCGAAATCCCGCAGGCGACCACGAGCGCGACGGCGACCGCCGGCCCGCGGTGGTGCCAGAGGTCGCGCCGGAGCTTCCGGCCGAGCATGCTCATCGGCGGCTCACCACGCGAGCGTCTCCGGATCGGCCTTGCTCGCGTTCCGGGTGATCGAGGCGATCTCGCCGCTGACCATGCGGACGACGCGGTCCGCCATCGCGGCGATCGCGGCGTTGTGGCTGATCACGGCCGTCGTCGTCCCGAAGTCGCGGTTCAGCCGGGCGAGCACGCCGAGGACGAGCTTGCCGGTCTGGAAGTCGAGAGAGCCGGTGGGTTCGTCGCAGAGCAGGACGTCCGGGCGCTTGACGATCGCCCGCGCGATCGCGACCCGCTGCTGCTCGCCGCCCGACAGCTGCGCGGGAAAATGATCGAGGCGATCCCCGAGGCCGACGAGCCGGAGCGCGTCGCCGGCATCGAGAGGGCGCTCGGCGACTTCCGTGACG is drawn from Thermoanaerobaculia bacterium and contains these coding sequences:
- a CDS encoding ABC transporter ATP-binding protein codes for the protein MGEVDIPALRSVDFELYPGELIVILGPSGSGKSTLLNILGGLDVPTSGSVRFFDHDLTGADDAELTRFRREHVGFVFQFFNLIPSLTAIENVALVTEVAERPLDAGDALRLVGLGDRLDHFPAQLSGGEQQRVAIARAIVKRPDVLLCDEPTGSLDFQTGKLVLGVLARLNRDFGTTTAVISHNAAIAAMADRVVRMVSGEIASITRNASKADPETLAW